In Bryobacteraceae bacterium, the following proteins share a genomic window:
- the murD gene encoding UDP-N-acetylmuramoyl-L-alanine--D-glutamate ligase, whose translation MTAPATVAGIGLRAARVLVIGMARSGVAALRLLARKGAAVTGSDSRPLAELPPEAAAAIAQTGAAFVPQDDVDAGGYGLLVIAPGVPVDAPVLAGARRAGVPVIGEMELASYFLEGPVSAITGSNGKTTTTSLHGHILKTAGIAAQVGGNIGTPPAAMVESSRAGQWNVLEASSFQLETIHHFRAAIATCLNITPDHLDRHGSMEAYARAKGRLFATQDGKGEAVLNADDEACVGFATLGAAGKSWFSLGCPVSRGWWLDEGALWHDGGRVMEASAIPLRGRHNIENVLAAAAASSLAGASHEAIVAGVASFPGVEHRLEFVREVNGVAYYNDSKATNVDAALKAVDAFEGRLWVILGGKDKGSDYRPLREPLGARAKAALLVGKAAPIIGEHLAGSAPLVESGTIAEAVRYAASRAEPGDTVLLAPACASFDQFENFEHRGRVFKELVRGLGKGEES comes from the coding sequence ATGACGGCTCCGGCCACAGTAGCGGGAATCGGGCTGCGCGCCGCGCGGGTGCTTGTGATCGGCATGGCGCGCAGCGGCGTGGCCGCGCTGCGTCTGCTCGCCCGCAAAGGCGCCGCCGTCACCGGCTCGGACTCGCGTCCCTTGGCTGAACTCCCTCCCGAGGCCGCGGCAGCGATCGCCCAAACGGGCGCCGCCTTCGTCCCGCAAGACGACGTGGATGCCGGCGGCTACGGTTTGCTGGTCATCGCGCCGGGCGTACCGGTGGACGCGCCAGTGCTCGCCGGGGCGCGCCGGGCGGGCGTTCCGGTGATCGGGGAAATGGAACTGGCGTCGTATTTTCTGGAAGGCCCGGTGAGTGCGATTACCGGATCCAACGGCAAGACGACTACTACCTCCCTGCACGGGCACATCCTCAAGACCGCCGGTATTGCGGCGCAGGTGGGCGGCAACATCGGCACCCCGCCGGCGGCGATGGTGGAATCCTCCCGGGCGGGGCAGTGGAACGTGCTCGAAGCGTCGAGTTTCCAACTGGAGACGATTCATCATTTCCGCGCCGCGATCGCCACCTGCCTCAACATCACGCCGGATCACTTGGACCGGCACGGATCGATGGAAGCTTATGCGCGCGCCAAGGGACGGCTGTTCGCCACGCAGGACGGCAAAGGGGAGGCGGTGCTGAACGCCGACGATGAAGCTTGCGTCGGGTTTGCCACGCTGGGCGCCGCCGGCAAGTCCTGGTTCAGCCTCGGGTGCCCGGTGTCGCGCGGGTGGTGGCTCGACGAAGGCGCGCTCTGGCACGACGGTGGACGCGTGATGGAAGCGTCGGCGATCCCGTTGCGCGGGCGGCACAACATAGAGAACGTGCTCGCCGCGGCGGCGGCATCGAGCCTGGCGGGCGCATCGCACGAGGCCATCGTGGCAGGCGTCGCGAGCTTCCCCGGCGTGGAGCACCGGCTCGAATTCGTTCGCGAAGTGAATGGAGTAGCGTACTACAACGACTCCAAGGCGACTAACGTCGACGCGGCGCTGAAGGCGGTGGACGCGTTCGAAGGGCGGCTCTGGGTGATTCTCGGCGGCAAGGACAAGGGCTCGGACTATCGCCCGCTGCGCGAGCCGCTCGGCGCCCGCGCCAAGGCGGCGCTGCTGGTGGGCAAAGCCGCGCCGATCATCGGCGAGCATCTGGCCGGCTCGGCGCCGCTGGTGGAGTCCGGCACGATCGCCGAAGCGGTTCGTTACGCGGCGAGCCGCGCCGAGCCGGGCGACACGGTGCTGCTCGCGCCGGCCTGCGCGAGCTTCGATCAATTCGAAAATTTTGAACATCGCGGGAGGGTGTTCAAGGAACTGGTGCGGGGACTGGGGAAAGGAGAAGAATCGTGA
- a CDS encoding cupin domain-containing protein — MKIQRAGSQPSTKGAAEWFHGSVRIDPLFEAPAPAPVQGLSVTYEPGARTAWHSHPLGQALIVTAGLGWVQRDGGPIEEIRPGDVVWFDRREKHWHGASPATAMTHIAIQEELDGRVVDWIEPVRDAEYRRQA; from the coding sequence ATGAAGATCCAACGAGCTGGTTCTCAGCCTTCCACCAAGGGCGCGGCCGAGTGGTTCCACGGCAGCGTCCGGATCGATCCGCTGTTCGAGGCTCCCGCCCCGGCGCCGGTCCAGGGTCTCAGCGTCACCTATGAGCCGGGCGCACGGACCGCGTGGCATTCCCATCCACTCGGACAGGCTCTCATCGTGACGGCCGGTCTCGGCTGGGTTCAGCGGGACGGCGGCCCGATCGAGGAAATCCGGCCCGGCGATGTCGTCTGGTTCGACCGACGGGAGAAGCACTGGCACGGTGCGTCTCCCGCAACGGCCATGACGCACATCGCGATTCAGGAAGAGCTCGATGGCCGGGTCGTCGACTGGATCGAACCCGTCCGTGACGCCGAGTACCGTCGGCAGGCCTAG
- a CDS encoding UDP-N-acetylmuramoyl-L-alanyl-D-glutamate--2,6-diaminopimelate ligase encodes MEKTVPTLAAPVALGELLAAARLDGGGAAGVPVTGLDYDSRRIGPGFVFFAFAGARTDGLKFARQAMELGAVAVVSESAAPDGFDAPWIRAPHGRKALAQMARRFYANGAARVALTGITGTNGKTTTSCLLDTILRQAGHTTALVGTIEYHVAGEPRAAVNTTPESVDTYRLLDELAAMGGDRATMEVSSHALRLGRVWGFEFHTAVFTNLTRDHLDFHSSEADYFDAKCELFRGQDAAAPRWAVINADSEWSARIPLAKETQVIRFGQAAGADLRASAVTSGFEGLRFAVEWEGRKHRVSSPLNGSINVENILAAFGAGLSFGIAPEKIAQGVALRRSVPGRFERVDGAQPFLVVVDYAHTDDALARTIQVARGLTSGRVITLFGCGGDRDRAKRPRMGQTAGRLSDYVVLTSDNPRTEEPLGIINDALVGLQRTETPYRVELDRAAAIEIALREARRGDVVLLAGKGHETYQVLADRTIHFDDRETAAEVLERLGYGEA; translated from the coding sequence ATGGAAAAGACCGTTCCCACGCTCGCGGCGCCCGTTGCCCTGGGCGAGTTGCTGGCGGCGGCGAGACTGGATGGCGGCGGGGCCGCCGGAGTGCCCGTCACTGGGCTCGACTACGATTCGCGGCGCATCGGGCCGGGGTTTGTTTTCTTCGCCTTTGCCGGAGCCCGCACGGATGGTTTGAAGTTCGCGCGCCAGGCGATGGAACTCGGCGCGGTGGCGGTGGTGAGTGAATCGGCGGCGCCGGACGGATTCGACGCGCCTTGGATCCGCGCGCCCCATGGCCGCAAGGCGTTGGCCCAGATGGCGCGGCGATTCTACGCGAACGGCGCTGCCCGCGTGGCGCTCACCGGGATCACCGGCACCAACGGCAAAACCACTACCAGTTGCCTGCTAGACACGATTCTGCGTCAAGCCGGACACACCACCGCGCTCGTCGGGACGATCGAGTATCACGTCGCCGGCGAGCCGCGTGCCGCGGTGAACACGACGCCGGAATCGGTGGACACTTACCGCCTGCTCGACGAGTTGGCGGCGATGGGTGGCGACCGCGCCACGATGGAAGTCTCCTCGCATGCGCTGCGGCTGGGCCGCGTCTGGGGTTTCGAGTTCCACACCGCCGTGTTCACGAATCTGACGCGCGATCACCTGGACTTTCACTCGAGCGAAGCGGACTACTTCGACGCCAAGTGCGAACTCTTCCGCGGCCAGGACGCCGCGGCGCCCCGCTGGGCCGTGATCAACGCCGATAGCGAGTGGTCCGCGCGGATCCCGCTGGCGAAGGAAACGCAGGTGATCCGTTTTGGACAGGCGGCCGGAGCCGACCTCCGCGCGAGCGCGGTGACATCGGGCTTCGAAGGGCTCCGCTTTGCCGTCGAGTGGGAAGGCCGGAAGCACCGCGTGTCCTCGCCGCTCAACGGCTCCATCAACGTCGAAAACATCCTCGCGGCGTTCGGCGCCGGGCTCAGCTTCGGAATCGCGCCGGAGAAGATCGCCCAGGGTGTCGCGTTACGCCGCTCCGTGCCGGGGCGCTTCGAACGCGTCGATGGGGCGCAGCCGTTCCTCGTTGTCGTCGACTATGCCCACACCGACGATGCGCTCGCCCGCACGATCCAGGTGGCGCGTGGGCTAACCTCGGGACGCGTGATCACGCTGTTCGGCTGCGGCGGTGACCGCGACCGCGCCAAGCGCCCCCGTATGGGCCAAACCGCCGGACGGCTTTCCGACTACGTTGTGCTCACCTCCGACAACCCCCGCACCGAAGAGCCGCTCGGCATCATCAACGACGCGCTCGTCGGCCTGCAGCGCACCGAAACGCCCTACCGTGTGGAATTGGACCGCGCCGCCGCCATCGAGATCGCACTGCGCGAGGCCCGGCGCGGCGATGTGGTGCTGCTTGCCGGCAAGGGCCACGAAACCTACCAGGTGCTCGCCGACCGCACGATTCACTTCGACGATCGCGAGACCGCCGCCGAAGTGCTCGAGCGGCTGGGATACGGGGAGGCCTAA
- a CDS encoding FtsW/RodA/SpoVE family cell cycle protein — translation MTRRVTMDWVLFWTILILVAIGLVMVYSASAIMLELKAAKPPVDAGWSLRRIAAAVLGIVGLVWLGWRYHNETISRGWLAVGIGWAAFVQVTAYWMDTGAPHYAYAIKQVFTALVGFAALMYISQRDYSRLRTSQWAFGSLGIVIVMLIAVYFLDPTQHRWFRLAGFSIQPSELAKPTLVLFLAWFVTMRGDVNHRHTLWPAGLALVMLAGAVIVADFGTALVLVATAAAIFFLAGLSRSYTLAAICVGTVLLAGAVVAKPYRLKRVIDFADPDHKILAMFDSQNRLSEHLDRNSKVKDTNYQAEQAEIAFGAGGAWGRGIGNSRQKLLYLPAAHNDFIYAIVGEEMGLWGTLLLLTGFVVILWRGFRLYFTAPDDFGRYIAVGVTASLVFQAFLNMSVVVGLFPTKGIPLPLISYGGSSLIGSMISLGLLLGVSQRAIRTA, via the coding sequence GTGACGCGAAGAGTGACGATGGATTGGGTCCTGTTCTGGACGATCCTGATACTGGTGGCGATCGGTCTGGTGATGGTCTATAGTGCGTCGGCGATCATGCTCGAGCTAAAGGCGGCCAAGCCGCCGGTGGACGCCGGATGGTCGCTGCGGCGGATCGCGGCGGCGGTGCTCGGCATCGTCGGCCTGGTCTGGCTCGGATGGCGCTATCACAACGAAACGATTTCACGCGGGTGGCTCGCCGTCGGCATCGGCTGGGCGGCGTTCGTGCAGGTGACGGCCTATTGGATGGATACCGGCGCGCCCCACTATGCCTACGCGATCAAGCAGGTGTTCACGGCGCTGGTGGGCTTCGCCGCGCTGATGTACATCAGCCAGCGAGACTACTCGCGGCTCCGGACGTCACAGTGGGCTTTCGGGAGCCTCGGCATCGTGATCGTGATGCTGATCGCGGTCTACTTCCTGGACCCCACGCAGCACCGATGGTTCCGGCTGGCCGGCTTCTCCATTCAACCCTCGGAACTGGCCAAGCCGACCCTGGTGCTCTTTCTCGCCTGGTTCGTCACCATGCGCGGCGATGTCAACCACAGGCACACGCTGTGGCCGGCCGGGCTCGCGCTGGTGATGCTGGCCGGCGCGGTGATCGTCGCCGACTTCGGCACGGCGCTGGTGCTGGTCGCCACCGCCGCCGCGATCTTCTTCCTCGCCGGGCTGAGCCGCAGCTACACGCTCGCCGCCATCTGCGTCGGAACAGTGCTGCTGGCCGGCGCCGTCGTCGCCAAGCCCTACCGCCTGAAGCGCGTGATCGACTTCGCCGACCCGGACCACAAGATCCTCGCGATGTTCGATTCGCAAAATCGCCTCTCCGAGCATCTCGACCGGAATTCCAAGGTGAAAGACACCAACTACCAGGCCGAACAGGCCGAGATCGCTTTCGGCGCGGGCGGCGCGTGGGGACGCGGCATCGGCAATTCGCGCCAGAAGCTGCTCTATCTTCCGGCCGCCCACAACGACTTCATCTACGCCATCGTCGGCGAAGAGATGGGGCTGTGGGGAACGTTGCTGTTGCTCACCGGCTTCGTCGTGATTCTCTGGCGCGGTTTCCGCCTCTATTTCACCGCGCCGGACGACTTCGGCCGCTACATCGCGGTCGGCGTGACGGCGAGCCTCGTCTTTCAGGCGTTTCTCAATATGTCGGTGGTGGTGGGGCTGTTTCCGACGAAAGGGATCCCGCTGCCGTTGATCAGCTACGGCGGCAGTTCCCTCATCGGGTCCATGATCTCGCTCGGGCTGCTGCTCGGCGTCAGCCAGCGGGCCATCCGTACGGCCTAG
- a CDS encoding penicillin-binding protein — protein MKEVHDSGRDLFRLRILVWGGLAWAALIGARLVQLQVIQHDELAGAAAGQQERELSVRPPRGPIVDRNGLALAISVPVYSLGVDAQLLEDPEEAFSLLSRILRVRIESLRAMKAELDAANRGREAAGKQKQRFYWVKRYLSETESDALLEERRPWMALRVESKRVHPQGTLGAAVVGSINAAEQGNSGIEASMDVVLAGEPGRVRVLRDGRRREIDTIETKVAPQPGHGVHLTIDAPLQLYADNELAATVRAYGAASGTLVVMNPANGDVLAMSAYPTFDPDERMKSDRDYRRRRHDAVYLDHDPGSVMKMFTIAAALETTPIRARTVVYCGNGIFRYARNGIIHDTHSHSSLPVEEVLWHSSNVGAIQVGIRVGKENLREYLRRFGFGQRTGIELPGESPGVLKTKWAPYTIYYVSFGHEMTATTIQLAQAASVIANGGYRVPPRLVRGTEDENGAFLASQPPARERAISAATAAEMRRMSEGVILKGTAKSARIDGYTAGGKTGTAQLVDGSSKTYIRRYASTFMGYAPLNKPEVVVVATIQGTSKMAGEVAGPLFSRVASKALRRLGVDPDVPAGDAETPEPPGIPVPEIGPQQTPHRLAKSISSEPVAVGARVPDFSGMAKNEVLRESVVRGMPVEILGDGLARRQEPPPGTVLTSGQTLRVYFVR, from the coding sequence ATGAAAGAGGTTCACGATAGCGGACGCGATCTATTCAGGCTGAGGATACTTGTGTGGGGCGGGCTGGCGTGGGCGGCGCTCATCGGCGCGCGGCTGGTTCAACTGCAGGTGATTCAGCACGACGAACTGGCGGGCGCGGCAGCCGGCCAGCAGGAACGAGAACTAAGCGTACGGCCGCCGCGCGGTCCGATCGTGGACCGCAACGGGCTGGCGCTGGCAATCAGCGTGCCGGTCTATTCGCTGGGCGTCGATGCCCAACTGCTCGAGGATCCGGAGGAAGCCTTCTCCCTGCTTTCCCGGATCCTCCGCGTCCGCATCGAATCGCTGCGAGCGATGAAAGCGGAACTCGACGCCGCCAATCGCGGGCGGGAGGCGGCCGGCAAGCAAAAGCAGCGGTTCTACTGGGTGAAACGGTACCTCTCGGAGACAGAATCGGACGCGTTGCTTGAAGAACGCAGACCATGGATGGCGTTGCGCGTGGAGAGCAAGCGCGTTCATCCGCAAGGCACGCTCGGGGCGGCCGTGGTCGGGTCGATTAACGCCGCCGAACAGGGCAACTCGGGAATCGAAGCGTCGATGGACGTGGTGCTCGCCGGCGAACCGGGCCGCGTCCGCGTGCTGCGCGACGGCCGCCGCCGCGAGATCGACACGATCGAGACGAAGGTGGCGCCGCAGCCCGGCCACGGCGTCCATCTGACCATTGACGCGCCGCTGCAGCTCTACGCCGACAACGAACTGGCGGCCACCGTGCGAGCCTACGGCGCCGCGAGCGGGACTCTCGTGGTCATGAATCCGGCCAACGGCGATGTGCTCGCCATGTCCGCCTACCCGACGTTCGATCCCGACGAGCGCATGAAAAGCGACCGCGACTACCGCCGCCGCCGCCACGACGCCGTCTACCTCGACCACGACCCCGGCTCCGTGATGAAGATGTTCACCATCGCCGCGGCGCTAGAGACCACGCCCATCCGCGCCCGCACCGTCGTTTACTGCGGGAACGGCATCTTTCGCTACGCCCGCAACGGGATCATCCACGACACGCATTCCCACTCGTCGCTGCCGGTGGAGGAAGTGCTTTGGCATTCAAGCAACGTGGGCGCCATCCAGGTGGGGATCCGCGTCGGCAAGGAGAACCTCCGCGAGTATCTGCGCCGCTTCGGTTTCGGCCAGCGGACCGGGATTGAACTCCCTGGCGAAAGCCCCGGCGTGCTGAAAACGAAGTGGGCGCCCTACACCATCTATTACGTCTCGTTCGGACATGAGATGACGGCCACCACGATTCAACTCGCGCAGGCGGCATCCGTCATCGCCAACGGCGGATACCGCGTACCGCCGCGCCTGGTTCGTGGGACCGAGGACGAAAACGGAGCTTTCCTGGCTTCGCAGCCGCCGGCCCGCGAGCGCGCGATTTCGGCCGCCACCGCGGCCGAGATGCGGCGTATGTCGGAAGGGGTCATCCTGAAGGGTACGGCAAAAAGCGCCCGCATTGATGGATACACGGCCGGCGGAAAGACCGGAACGGCCCAGCTTGTTGACGGCTCTTCGAAGACCTACATCCGCCGCTACGCGAGCACGTTCATGGGATACGCTCCGTTGAACAAGCCCGAGGTGGTGGTCGTGGCGACGATCCAGGGGACGTCGAAGATGGCCGGCGAGGTGGCCGGTCCGCTATTCAGCCGCGTGGCGTCGAAGGCGCTGCGCCGCCTCGGCGTCGATCCGGACGTGCCCGCCGGGGACGCCGAGACGCCGGAGCCGCCGGGCATTCCAGTGCCGGAAATCGGTCCGCAGCAAACGCCGCACAGGCTGGCGAAATCCATCTCTTCGGAACCGGTTGCCGTGGGTGCGCGCGTGCCCGATTTCAGTGGGATGGCGAAGAACGAGGTGCTGCGCGAGTCAGTGGTCCGTGGAATGCCTGTCGAGATACTCGGAGACGGGCTGGCGAGGCGGCAGGAGCCTCCACCGGGTACGGTGCTCACCAGTGGCCAGACCCTCCGGGTGTATTTTGTTCGCTGA
- the murG gene encoding undecaprenyldiphospho-muramoylpentapeptide beta-N-acetylglucosaminyltransferase, protein MAFVFAGGGTGGHVVPALAVAREMNRRGDRVLFIGTREGIEAKLVPEAGFSLELIEIGGLQRVGASKFVRSLWQLPRAVWHSMRILDRAGARAVFSMGGFVAGPVVLAAVWRRIPVVAMEPNAIPGFVNRAMGRFLERVLTAMPGTESHFPEDRCELTGVPVREAFFAVPPPAGPFTVLITGGSQGSRTLNRAFRESWPIFQARGPLVRFLHQAGPREAESLARDYAATGLAGEVTAFIPDMPAAFADAHLIVGRAGANAVAELTAAGRPSILVPFPFAADDHQTANAAAMERAGAAIRIRDAELTGERFHAAIETLAADPVRRDAMASAAKSLARPGAAARAAELLREAAKTVPFQVDTARESRNN, encoded by the coding sequence ATGGCGTTCGTGTTCGCGGGGGGAGGGACCGGTGGCCATGTGGTTCCCGCGCTGGCCGTCGCCAGGGAGATGAACCGGCGTGGGGATCGCGTTTTGTTCATCGGAACCAGGGAGGGCATCGAGGCGAAACTTGTGCCGGAGGCGGGCTTCAGTCTGGAGTTGATCGAGATCGGGGGGCTGCAGCGGGTAGGCGCAAGCAAGTTCGTACGGTCGCTATGGCAGCTTCCGCGCGCAGTCTGGCATTCGATGCGGATTCTGGATCGAGCCGGCGCCCGGGCCGTTTTCTCCATGGGCGGATTCGTCGCCGGGCCGGTGGTGCTCGCCGCGGTGTGGCGGCGCATCCCGGTGGTCGCGATGGAGCCGAACGCGATCCCCGGGTTTGTAAATCGCGCCATGGGCCGCTTTCTCGAGCGCGTTCTCACCGCAATGCCGGGTACGGAAAGCCACTTCCCGGAGGACCGCTGCGAACTCACCGGAGTTCCGGTGCGTGAGGCTTTCTTCGCCGTGCCGCCGCCGGCCGGTCCGTTCACGGTTCTGATCACCGGCGGCAGCCAGGGCTCGCGGACCCTAAATCGAGCGTTTCGAGAGAGCTGGCCGATCTTCCAGGCTCGCGGGCCTTTGGTTCGTTTCCTCCATCAGGCGGGCCCCCGGGAAGCCGAGTCGCTGGCCAGAGACTACGCCGCCACTGGACTTGCCGGCGAAGTGACGGCGTTCATCCCCGACATGCCGGCGGCCTTCGCCGATGCGCACCTGATCGTGGGCCGCGCCGGAGCGAACGCGGTGGCCGAGCTCACGGCCGCCGGACGCCCGTCGATCCTCGTGCCGTTCCCCTTCGCCGCCGACGATCACCAGACGGCCAACGCGGCGGCCATGGAGCGCGCCGGCGCCGCCATCCGCATCCGGGACGCGGAGTTGACCGGCGAACGCTTTCACGCCGCCATCGAAACGCTCGCGGCCGACCCCGTCCGGCGGGATGCGATGGCTTCGGCGGCGAAGTCGCTGGCCCGTCCCGGGGCGGCGGCGCGAGCGGCGGAGTTACTTCGCGAAGCGGCAAAAACGGTACCTTTCCAGGTTGACACCGCCCGCGAAAGCCGGAACAATTAG
- the mraY gene encoding phospho-N-acetylmuramoyl-pentapeptide-transferase — MLYWLLYERLLPEVGTMRLLGQVTFRTAAASLTAMVLCIVLGPWLIARLRQFQVAQYIREDGPQWHQKKAGTPTMGGLLIMLSIVAPVLLFTNLRNAYVWIALFGLVSFGAIGFWDDYAKVTRRRNLGLTAAKKFACQVAAGLAVAMAVLAMHARGLYSVSMNVPFFKQFKPDLLIDSLLGSPYTYPLAFIGFFAFVLFILVGAANAVNLTDGLDGLAIGLMIVAAGAMTVLTYISSHAVFANYLDIQFVPLGSELTIFCGAMTGASIGFLWHNAHPAEVFMGDVGALALGGGMGTVAILIKQELLLPFIGGVYVLEALSVILQVASVRLRGRRLFLMSPIHHHFEALGWEEAKVITRFWILGLVMALFALTTLKLR, encoded by the coding sequence ATGCTCTACTGGCTTCTCTACGAACGGCTGCTGCCGGAAGTCGGCACGATGCGCCTGCTGGGACAGGTGACTTTCCGGACCGCGGCCGCGAGCCTTACGGCGATGGTGCTCTGCATCGTGCTGGGCCCGTGGCTCATCGCCCGGTTGCGGCAGTTTCAGGTGGCGCAGTACATCCGCGAAGACGGTCCGCAGTGGCATCAGAAGAAGGCGGGCACGCCGACGATGGGCGGGCTGCTGATCATGTTGTCCATTGTGGCGCCGGTGCTGCTGTTCACCAACCTGCGCAATGCCTATGTGTGGATCGCGCTGTTCGGCCTGGTGAGCTTCGGCGCGATCGGCTTCTGGGACGACTACGCGAAGGTCACGCGGCGGCGCAATCTCGGCCTGACGGCGGCGAAGAAGTTCGCCTGCCAGGTGGCGGCCGGGCTTGCCGTCGCAATGGCGGTGCTTGCGATGCACGCCCGCGGGCTTTATTCCGTCAGCATGAACGTGCCGTTCTTCAAGCAGTTCAAACCGGATTTGCTCATTGATTCGCTGCTCGGGTCGCCGTACACGTATCCACTGGCGTTCATCGGCTTCTTCGCGTTTGTGCTGTTCATCCTGGTGGGCGCGGCGAACGCCGTGAACCTCACCGACGGGCTCGACGGGCTGGCGATCGGGCTGATGATCGTCGCCGCCGGCGCGATGACGGTGCTCACCTACATCAGCTCCCACGCCGTTTTCGCCAACTACCTCGATATCCAGTTCGTCCCGCTAGGCTCGGAGCTGACGATTTTCTGCGGCGCGATGACCGGGGCCTCCATCGGGTTTCTCTGGCACAACGCGCATCCGGCGGAGGTTTTCATGGGCGACGTGGGAGCGCTGGCGCTGGGCGGCGGAATGGGCACCGTAGCGATCCTGATCAAGCAGGAGCTCCTGCTGCCGTTCATCGGCGGCGTGTATGTGCTCGAAGCGCTCTCGGTGATTCTGCAGGTGGCGAGCGTGCGCCTGCGCGGGCGGCGCCTGTTTCTGATGTCGCCGATCCACCACCACTTCGAAGCGCTCGGTTGGGAAGAGGCCAAGGTGATCACGCGCTTCTGGATCCTCGGCCTGGTGATGGCGCTGTTCGCGTTGACGACTTTGAAACTGCGATGA
- a CDS encoding glucose 1-dehydrogenase: MKTLTGKVAVVTGGSKGIGAGIALGLGAAGASVVVNYASSAAAAGQVVEQIGRLGSKAVAIQADMSKPEEIRRLFAETKREFGRIDILVNNAGVYNFAPIETITEDAFRRDVDLNVLGPLVAIQEALRLLPAEGGSIINISSIVSPNPRANMLVYSATKAAVDAMTRVLAQELGGRKIRVNSILPGSTDTPGNAAGMEGEAGQAMASATPLGRFGRAEDIANLAVFLAAPESAWITGETIRASGGLQ; encoded by the coding sequence ATGAAAACACTCACTGGGAAAGTCGCCGTCGTGACTGGCGGATCAAAAGGGATCGGTGCGGGGATTGCCCTTGGCCTGGGCGCCGCCGGCGCCTCCGTGGTCGTGAACTATGCCTCGAGCGCGGCCGCGGCCGGCCAGGTGGTCGAACAGATCGGCCGGCTTGGGAGCAAAGCCGTCGCGATCCAGGCCGATATGTCCAAGCCGGAGGAGATTCGCCGGCTGTTCGCGGAGACCAAGCGGGAGTTCGGCCGGATCGACATTCTCGTCAACAACGCCGGCGTGTACAACTTCGCTCCGATCGAAACGATCACTGAGGACGCTTTCCGGCGCGATGTTGATTTGAACGTGCTCGGTCCGCTGGTGGCGATCCAGGAAGCATTGCGGCTGCTTCCGGCCGAAGGCGGCAGCATCATCAATATCAGCTCCATCGTGAGTCCCAATCCGCGCGCGAACATGCTGGTCTACTCCGCGACGAAAGCGGCGGTGGATGCGATGACGCGGGTTCTGGCCCAGGAACTGGGCGGCCGAAAGATCCGCGTGAACTCGATCCTGCCGGGCTCGACGGACACTCCCGGCAATGCGGCCGGTATGGAAGGCGAGGCCGGCCAGGCCATGGCGTCGGCTACGCCGCTGGGCCGGTTCGGCCGCGCGGAGGACATTGCTAACCTCGCGGTGTTCCTCGCCGCACCCGAATCGGCCTGGATTACGGGCGAGACCATCCGGGCTTCCGGCGGTCTGCAGTAA
- the rsmH gene encoding 16S rRNA (cytosine(1402)-N(4))-methyltransferase RsmH, whose translation MRQHIPVMLEEAISYLDVRPGGLYVDCTCGMAGHSEAILERLGEGGHLIARDADPESLAIARERLARFGPRVTFEVGTFSQLEVPWPVDGLLADLGLSMVQLLTPERGFSFDADSELDMRLNRSIDTPNAGDIVNRSSEQDIAGILETLGEERRGRARRIARAILRARPVSTAKSLATIVDRAVPWEGRLRPCTRTFQALRMATTGELEEVTELVKRIPNVVAPGGRAVVISFESLTDRVVKRGFQEMARGGRAEILTRHVARPGDEEVRRNPASRSAKLRAVRMVAEADSSRAGDTE comes from the coding sequence ATGCGCCAGCACATCCCGGTAATGCTCGAGGAGGCCATCTCCTACCTCGACGTGCGCCCCGGAGGGCTTTACGTCGACTGCACCTGCGGGATGGCCGGCCACTCGGAGGCGATCCTCGAGCGGCTGGGCGAGGGCGGTCATCTGATCGCCCGGGATGCCGACCCGGAATCGCTCGCGATCGCGCGGGAACGGTTGGCGAGGTTCGGGCCGCGCGTGACGTTCGAGGTGGGAACGTTCTCGCAACTGGAAGTGCCGTGGCCCGTGGACGGGCTCCTGGCGGATCTGGGTCTGAGCATGGTTCAGTTGCTCACGCCGGAACGCGGCTTCAGCTTCGATGCGGATTCGGAGCTCGATATGAGATTGAACCGGTCGATCGATACGCCCAACGCGGGCGACATCGTCAACCGGAGTTCAGAGCAGGACATCGCCGGGATCCTCGAGACCCTCGGCGAGGAAAGGAGAGGAAGGGCAAGGAGAATAGCCAGAGCGATTCTCAGGGCAAGGCCCGTGTCGACTGCAAAAAGTCTGGCAACGATTGTCGACCGGGCCGTGCCTTGGGAAGGACGGCTTCGCCCTTGCACCCGAACCTTTCAGGCCCTGCGCATGGCAACCACGGGTGAGTTGGAGGAAGTGACGGAACTGGTGAAGCGCATTCCGAACGTGGTCGCGCCCGGTGGACGGGCGGTGGTGATCAGTTTCGAATCGCTCACCGATCGGGTGGTGAAGCGGGGTTTCCAGGAGATGGCGCGGGGTGGCCGGGCCGAGATCCTGACGCGTCACGTGGCGCGCCCCGGCGACGAAGAGGTGCGGCGCAATCCGGCTTCGCGATCGGCGAAGCTGCGTGCGGTGCGAATGGTGGCGGAGGCAGATTCATCCAGAGCGGGAGACACAGAGTAA